One window of the Anticarsia gemmatalis isolate Benzon Research Colony breed Stoneville strain chromosome 21, ilAntGemm2 primary, whole genome shotgun sequence genome contains the following:
- the LOC142982009 gene encoding meso-2,3-butanediol dehydrogenase-like, whose protein sequence is MDFNDKVILITGASSGLGAATAIYLAKLSAKLVLVGRKETNLKRIALYCEKSKGVKPLAITADVNEDLDAERIINETVEHYGKLDVLVNNAGVIGMGGIKNSSMETYDKVMTTNMRAVYHLTMLAVPHLTTTKGCIINVSCISSTKPSTMALAYNISKAALDHFTKCVALELAPDGIRVNSVNPGFVKTNLLKDIGLNEEQLAMFVANVVGNMPLKKAVEGDEVAALIAFLASDKAKSITGSNYIIDGGSILR, encoded by the coding sequence ATGGATTTTAACGACAAAGTTATTTTGATAACTGGCGCAAGCTCCGGCCTTGGTGCAGCAACAGCAATATACTTGGCAAAATTATCAGCCAAACTTGTCCTTGTCGGTCGTAAAGAGACAAATTTGAAAAGAATTGCCCTATATTGTGAAAAATCGAAGGGTGTCAAACCACTTGCAATAACTGCTGACGTCAATGAAGACCTCGACGCTGAGAGAATAATCAATGAAACTGTGGAACACTACGGTAAATTAGACGTTTTAGTGAACAACGCCGGCGTTATTGGAATGGGCGGCATCAAAAACTCGTCTATGGAAACGTACGACAAAGTTATGACGACAAACATGAGAGCTGTGTATCATCTAACAATGCTTGCCGTCCCACATTTGACGACAACAAAAGGCTGTATTATCAACGTCTCTTGTATTTCAAGCACTAAACCGAGTACAATGGCATTGGCATACAACATCTCGAAGGCCGCGTTAGATCACTTTACGAAATGTGTTGCGTTAGAGTTAGCACCAGATGGCATTCGAGTTAACTCTGTCAACCCGGGATTTGTGAAAACGAATCTGTTGAAAGATATCGGATTGAATGAGGAACAATTAGCTATGTTTGTAGCAAATGTTGTTGGTAATATGCCATTGAAAAAGGCTGTGGAAGGAGACGAAGTTGCCGCGTTAATTGCATTCTTAGCGAGTGATAAAGCCAAAAGTATTACTGGATCTAACTACATTATAGATGGCGGTAGTATCTTACGTTAA